One window of Phycisphaeraceae bacterium genomic DNA carries:
- a CDS encoding TIM barrel protein, producing the protein MLLTLHANSLRSMLAGPKGPQHLALTELPSFTRQTLGLNGLMIPTTMLRGLSREELGRLREQSDRAGCALLSIVEDGALPLGAVSEAEALAGLERLARVLKAGAALGCSSVVIKVASKAGDDSMNRAVDRLKSASDLAERLEVSIMLHSHTGLTQAPEGLTALIKRVGGFRVGACPDFASAAAAADPALFMKRLTPYASAAIAVTQTFVTNQEKSTEPAGHEIDPDAGVEHSPYQIEPLLKSMMAVGYDGSLAIDYRGEGDATLGVLRSRVLIERCAASVQREEE; encoded by the coding sequence ATGCTCCTCACGCTTCACGCGAATTCGTTGCGATCGATGCTCGCAGGCCCGAAAGGTCCGCAGCATCTCGCGCTCACGGAGTTGCCCAGTTTCACGCGCCAGACACTGGGGCTGAACGGGCTGATGATCCCCACCACCATGCTTCGGGGCCTTAGCCGTGAAGAACTGGGGCGGCTCCGGGAGCAGTCTGATCGGGCGGGGTGTGCGCTGCTCTCCATTGTTGAGGACGGTGCGCTTCCGCTCGGAGCGGTCTCCGAGGCGGAGGCGCTGGCTGGCCTTGAACGCCTGGCGAGAGTGCTCAAGGCGGGTGCCGCCCTCGGCTGCTCTTCGGTTGTGATCAAGGTGGCATCGAAAGCCGGCGATGACAGCATGAACCGGGCGGTGGACCGGCTCAAATCGGCCTCGGACCTTGCGGAGCGGCTGGAAGTGTCGATCATGCTTCACAGCCATACAGGGCTGACTCAGGCACCAGAGGGTCTGACGGCACTTATCAAGCGGGTTGGTGGATTCCGGGTCGGTGCATGCCCGGACTTTGCGAGCGCTGCGGCGGCAGCGGATCCGGCCTTGTTCATGAAACGGCTGACGCCGTACGCCTCTGCGGCGATCGCGGTCACGCAGACCTTTGTGACCAACCAAGAGAAGTCCACCGAACCCGCGGGACACGAGATCGACCCGGATGCGGGAGTCGAGCACTCGCCCTACCAGATAGAGCCGCTGCTGAAATCGATGATGGCAGTCGGGTACGACGGTTCCCTCGCGATTGACTACAGGGGCGAGGGGGACGCTACACTGGGAGTGCTCCGCAGCCGTGTGCTGATCGAGCGTTGTGCGGCTTCCGTCCAACGGGAGGAAGAGTGA
- a CDS encoding FtsX-like permease family protein, translating into MRPALRLAINNLWGRKPHALLLIAAVSLSCALVVTVASLISSVNASVRLRMESTIGSADLRLESSSSNGLIDAAWLRQAVEWPETLRATPALERTLVLRAVLQELVPDADGIHRKKDRLILVTAATTGLTPERAAGMKLLAGRMPEAPDEVVLDALLAERFSIRGESLRTSTANRGIARLGPPKPGEARPTLPETIADAELAARLNAGQRVLLGDTVVVTRLLRPSMPLRVVGIAPQPPLGGRPQAYLLLSSLASLSDAEGKLSRVDIELRPGLDPESTVDARRQSLPESILLQTTAKVTSGLDENLRSSELGLVLAIVLSTLAASFIILTGLTTDVARRQRELAVLRCIGASRGQLAGAQVWAGAIVGSIGAVVGLGLGLLIAWAVATIRADALGAGLHVPPLGVTLGVAGAFSSGLIGAAWPAWRTSRVSPLEGMTLRARPVSRGAGRGVAIAATVMIVFGFLVVSVPTDGQVIFWAYATCGLPLVFIGYFLLGTPVVLLVSRATSGLFSRAAGLPRGLLAKSIAATPFRNGFTAGALMTGVSIMTVIWTNGGAVMRDWLDKLEFPDAFVSGVALPEEAEERLRQLPCVAETCAIGLQFVDTDAFGVRALQSYKTSFIAFEPEPFFRMAKLTWIEGSLETALPRLQQGGAVIVAREFLVAQGMGVGDTFTCAVGDESHVFEIVGVVTSPGLEVVSKFFNISEDYTNQALHAVFGTRADMKRLFNNDSVQLIQIDLRPEWDDESAMDMIREALADIPILDAGSGRRIREEIRTYVLSGITIMTAVALFAMIICSLGVANLVIASIEIRKFEFGILRAVGAQRGLLVRLVLAEVITIAVAGAIIGTVLGLQAAWSEQKLMRLLLGLGVEFRPSLPAIAGAWGMLIVTCVIASAPAVRRLGKREPRELLAAARG; encoded by the coding sequence ATGCGACCGGCGTTGCGGCTCGCTATCAACAACTTGTGGGGGCGTAAGCCCCACGCGTTGCTGCTTATCGCGGCCGTGTCGCTCTCCTGCGCCCTGGTCGTGACGGTCGCATCCCTTATCAGCTCTGTGAACGCATCGGTCCGCCTTCGCATGGAGAGCACGATCGGTTCCGCCGATCTCCGGCTCGAATCGTCATCGTCAAACGGACTCATCGACGCAGCATGGCTCCGGCAGGCCGTCGAATGGCCCGAGACGCTCCGCGCGACACCCGCGCTCGAACGCACCCTCGTACTGCGTGCCGTGCTGCAGGAACTCGTACCGGATGCAGATGGCATACATCGTAAGAAGGACCGCCTGATACTGGTTACCGCGGCAACCACGGGCCTCACCCCTGAGCGAGCAGCAGGCATGAAACTGCTCGCGGGCCGCATGCCGGAAGCTCCGGACGAGGTCGTGCTCGACGCGTTGCTCGCCGAGCGATTCTCAATCCGCGGTGAGTCGCTCAGGACCAGCACCGCGAATCGGGGAATCGCGCGGCTTGGCCCTCCGAAGCCGGGCGAGGCCAGGCCGACTCTGCCGGAAACGATCGCTGATGCTGAACTCGCGGCACGTCTGAACGCCGGCCAGCGAGTCCTGCTCGGTGACACGGTCGTCGTGACGCGACTGCTCAGGCCCTCGATGCCGCTCCGTGTCGTAGGGATCGCGCCACAGCCACCGCTCGGCGGGCGTCCACAGGCGTATCTGCTGCTCTCATCACTCGCGTCGCTTTCTGATGCCGAGGGGAAGCTCTCAAGGGTGGATATCGAACTGAGGCCCGGGCTTGATCCCGAGTCCACCGTCGATGCTCGGAGGCAGTCTCTGCCGGAATCGATTCTGCTCCAGACAACCGCAAAGGTGACCTCAGGTCTCGATGAGAACCTGCGTTCGAGCGAACTCGGACTCGTGCTCGCGATCGTCCTCTCAACGCTCGCCGCGTCGTTCATCATTCTGACAGGCCTGACAACCGATGTCGCCAGACGCCAACGTGAGCTTGCGGTGCTGCGATGCATTGGTGCCTCGCGCGGACAATTAGCAGGTGCTCAGGTGTGGGCCGGTGCGATTGTCGGTTCGATCGGGGCCGTCGTCGGGCTTGGCCTGGGTCTCCTCATCGCGTGGGCCGTCGCGACAATTCGTGCCGACGCGCTCGGCGCGGGGCTTCATGTGCCTCCGCTTGGTGTGACGCTCGGGGTCGCAGGAGCGTTCTCTTCCGGCCTGATCGGCGCGGCATGGCCCGCTTGGAGGACCTCCAGGGTCTCGCCACTCGAGGGAATGACGCTGCGTGCTCGCCCAGTGAGCCGCGGCGCGGGACGCGGTGTTGCGATCGCCGCCACGGTGATGATTGTCTTCGGGTTCCTCGTCGTGAGCGTGCCCACTGACGGACAGGTGATCTTCTGGGCTTACGCCACGTGCGGCCTGCCGCTCGTCTTCATCGGATACTTCCTGCTCGGCACGCCGGTTGTCCTGCTCGTGTCGCGGGCAACGTCGGGGCTGTTCTCTCGAGCCGCGGGGTTGCCGCGGGGTCTGCTCGCAAAGTCGATCGCCGCGACTCCCTTTCGCAACGGCTTCACGGCGGGCGCGCTGATGACCGGTGTGAGCATCATGACGGTGATCTGGACCAATGGCGGCGCGGTCATGCGCGACTGGCTGGACAAGCTCGAGTTCCCCGACGCGTTCGTTTCGGGTGTGGCTCTGCCGGAAGAGGCAGAGGAGCGTTTACGCCAGTTGCCATGCGTCGCGGAGACCTGTGCCATCGGCCTGCAGTTCGTAGACACCGACGCGTTCGGCGTGCGAGCGCTCCAGTCGTACAAGACATCGTTCATCGCGTTCGAGCCGGAGCCGTTCTTCCGAATGGCGAAACTGACCTGGATCGAAGGGTCCCTCGAGACCGCGCTCCCCAGACTCCAGCAGGGCGGTGCGGTGATTGTGGCTCGTGAGTTTCTGGTCGCGCAGGGAATGGGTGTCGGAGACACCTTCACCTGCGCCGTCGGCGACGAGTCTCATGTCTTCGAGATCGTCGGCGTGGTGACCTCCCCGGGGCTCGAGGTCGTCAGCAAGTTCTTCAACATCTCCGAAGACTACACGAATCAGGCGCTCCACGCGGTCTTCGGCACACGAGCCGACATGAAGCGGCTGTTCAACAACGACAGTGTCCAACTCATCCAGATCGACCTGCGGCCCGAATGGGACGACGAGTCCGCGATGGACATGATCCGCGAGGCGCTCGCCGACATCCCCATCCTCGACGCCGGCTCGGGACGTCGCATCCGTGAGGAGATTCGAACATACGTGCTCAGCGGCATCACGATCATGACCGCCGTTGCCCTTTTCGCCATGATCATTTGTTCACTCGGTGTTGCCAACCTGGTGATCGCGTCGATCGAGATCCGGAAGTTTGAGTTCGGGATTCTCAGGGCAGTCGGGGCGCAACGCGGGCTCTTGGTACGCCTCGTGCTGGCCGAGGTCATCACCATCGCCGTGGCAGGCGCAATCATCGGCACGGTGCTCGGACTTCAGGCCGCATGGTCCGAACAGAAGCTCATGCGCCTGCTGCTGGGCCTGGGCGTTGAGTTCCGGCCCTCGCTGCCGGCGATCGCGGGTGCCTGGGGGATGCTGATCGTAACATGCGTCATCGCATCGGCGCCGGCTGTCAGGCGTCTCGGCAAGCGAGAGCCGCGCGAACTGCTGGCCGCGGCGCGTGGGTAG
- the gcvH gene encoding glycine cleavage system protein GcvH: protein MSTPSDRVYSESHEWFKTEGDVVTVGITRFAVDALTDVTYAQMKAQGTQVKPGDSLGEIESVKTTSDVYSLVGGTIEAVNGAVADDPSILNSDPYERGWLLKIRASDTSGLAKAMDAATYDAKHGH from the coding sequence ATGTCCACCCCGTCAGATCGCGTGTATTCCGAGAGCCACGAGTGGTTCAAGACAGAGGGTGACGTGGTGACCGTCGGAATCACCCGTTTCGCTGTTGATGCGTTGACCGATGTCACGTACGCACAGATGAAAGCCCAAGGCACTCAGGTAAAGCCCGGGGACTCGCTCGGTGAGATCGAATCGGTCAAGACAACCAGTGACGTCTATTCGCTTGTGGGTGGCACCATCGAAGCGGTAAACGGAGCCGTCGCTGACGATCCCTCCATTCTCAACAGCGACCCTTACGAAAGGGGATGGCTCCTGAAGATCCGTGCCTCGGACACGTCTGGGCTTGCCAAGGCGATGGACGCCGCGACATACGACGCGAAGCACGGCCACTGA
- a CDS encoding ABC transporter ATP-binding protein, with protein MIECVDVHKSYRLAHGEVAALRGIDLSINEPGFYAIMGHSGSGKSTLLHLLAALDRPDRGTITVGNCRTHELRHKEATEFRRRGVGIIFQQFNLIPTLTATENVELPGMLAGEEPAWLRSRAAELLGDLGLADRADHRPEALSGGEQQRVAIARSLLFSPPVVLADEPTGALDSANAEKLWRLLGRIASEKQVIVVMVTHEPTAAAHCRRTWVLRDGRVVGHIESEGLDATGVAARYQQLVGA; from the coding sequence ATGATCGAGTGTGTCGATGTTCACAAGAGTTATCGGCTTGCGCATGGCGAAGTCGCGGCCCTGCGGGGCATCGATCTCAGCATCAACGAGCCGGGCTTCTACGCGATCATGGGGCATTCCGGGTCCGGCAAGTCCACCCTCCTTCATCTGCTGGCCGCACTCGACCGCCCGGATCGTGGGACAATCACCGTCGGAAACTGCCGGACACACGAACTCCGCCACAAAGAAGCGACCGAGTTTCGTCGTCGTGGCGTCGGGATCATCTTCCAGCAGTTCAACCTGATCCCAACACTCACTGCAACGGAAAACGTCGAACTCCCCGGCATGCTCGCGGGCGAGGAGCCCGCGTGGCTTCGCTCCCGCGCAGCGGAGCTCCTCGGTGATCTCGGCCTTGCGGATCGTGCGGATCACAGGCCGGAGGCGCTCTCCGGCGGCGAGCAGCAGCGAGTGGCGATCGCCAGATCCCTGCTCTTCTCACCCCCGGTCGTTCTGGCTGATGAGCCGACCGGAGCGCTCGACAGCGCGAACGCCGAGAAGTTGTGGCGGCTCCTCGGCCGGATCGCGTCAGAGAAGCAGGTCATTGTGGTCATGGTGACGCACGAACCGACCGCAGCAGCCCATTGCAGACGGACCTGGGTACTGCGAGATGGACGCGTCGTGGGACACATCGAATCGGAGGGGCTTGATGCGACCGGCGTTGCGGCTCGCTATCAACAACTTGTGGGGGCGTAA
- the cmk gene encoding (d)CMP kinase: MIPQERPIIVTVDGPAGTGKSSVSRELAHRLGLDFLDTGAMYRAATAIMLDRGLTIGQAEQLVALVMTADLHFDWNEDPPMILAWDKPIDHRIRDADVTEHVSPVSAIRELREHMVIKQRIIGHQHPRLVTEGRDQGSVVFPNAEVKFFLWATPEVRAVRRAEQLRAAGVADVDVERLREEIEARDRSDSTRAVGPLVCPEDARQVDTTGLGFEEVVQRLEQEVRSRVLGT; the protein is encoded by the coding sequence GTGATTCCACAGGAACGACCCATCATCGTGACGGTGGATGGACCTGCGGGTACCGGGAAGTCCTCGGTCTCCCGCGAGTTGGCTCACCGGCTTGGTCTGGACTTTCTCGACACCGGCGCGATGTACAGGGCGGCGACCGCGATCATGCTCGACCGCGGGCTCACGATCGGTCAGGCCGAGCAGCTCGTCGCGTTGGTGATGACGGCCGATCTCCACTTTGACTGGAACGAAGACCCGCCGATGATTCTGGCGTGGGACAAGCCGATCGATCACCGGATCCGCGATGCCGATGTGACGGAGCATGTCTCCCCGGTCTCGGCGATCCGCGAGCTCCGTGAGCACATGGTGATCAAGCAGAGGATCATCGGTCACCAGCACCCGCGTCTCGTGACCGAGGGACGCGATCAAGGAAGCGTCGTCTTCCCCAACGCCGAGGTGAAGTTCTTTCTGTGGGCGACTCCTGAGGTCCGCGCGGTGCGACGTGCCGAGCAGTTGCGTGCGGCGGGCGTCGCGGATGTTGACGTCGAACGGCTCAGAGAAGAGATCGAGGCCCGCGACAGGAGCGACTCCACGCGTGCTGTCGGTCCGCTGGTATGCCCGGAGGATGCCAGACAAGTGGACACGACAGGCCTTGGATTTGAAGAGGTCGTGCAGCGACTCGAACAAGAGGTTCGCTCTCGCGTCCTTGGAACTTGA
- a CDS encoding excinuclease ABC subunit UvrB yields the protein MPQSPGRFILKAPFEPTGDQPTAIASLVSQLRDGKPAVTLLGATGTGKTFTMANVIQHLGRPTLIISHNKTLAAQLYEELRDFFPENSVNYFVSYYDYYQPEAYIPQRDIYIEKDASRNDDLDQLRLAATSNILSRRDTVVVASVSCIFGLGSPQAYAQRVMTLTKGSEMPRRELFLALNAMQYQRVEVEFKRGTYRARGDSMEVWPAYEKFAVRVDFFGSEIDRIELINPTSGEIIAEERQFFLFPAVHYVMPQEELSEITAVIRKDLDARVMELRSEGKLLEAQRLIARTKYDLEMIDEVGYCNGIENYSRYFDGRTPGERPYTLMDYFDFAPPADQPSGPFIAGSGPSDVPTPTAASTRPNYRDWLLIIDESHVTIPQVRAMYNGDRNRKTILVEHGFRLPAALDNRPLRFEEFEAIVPQMMFVSATPAAYELERSGGEVAEQVIRPTGLLDPEITVLPADGQVPDLVKRCKEIASRGERVLVTALTKRLCEDLTVYLDQQGLRVRYLHSEIETLERMTILTDLRTGEFDVLVGVNLLREGLDLPEVAFVAILDADKEGFLRSGTSLIQQMGRAARNANSRVVLYADKMTPAMQAAIEETERRRRKQIAYNEANGIVPTTVRKAIKSGLQQELAARRAAREAVATSEPDYAIDELLKTVEEEMLEAAREMAFERAAVLRDQSRALKRLLESGGLSRVKRSELEQAMSGKLNPKKAGMPGARSGKKPTKRR from the coding sequence ATGCCCCAGTCGCCCGGTCGATTCATCCTGAAGGCACCCTTCGAGCCGACCGGCGATCAGCCGACGGCGATCGCGTCTCTTGTGTCACAACTGCGCGATGGCAAGCCCGCAGTCACGCTGCTCGGCGCAACCGGCACGGGCAAGACGTTCACGATGGCGAACGTTATCCAGCATCTCGGACGACCGACGCTCATCATCAGCCACAACAAGACGCTCGCGGCCCAGCTCTACGAGGAGCTTCGCGACTTCTTCCCCGAGAATTCGGTCAACTACTTCGTGTCGTACTACGACTACTACCAGCCCGAGGCGTACATCCCCCAGCGCGACATCTACATCGAGAAGGATGCCAGCCGCAACGACGACCTCGACCAGCTGCGTCTCGCAGCGACGAGCAACATCCTCTCGCGGCGAGACACCGTTGTCGTTGCGTCGGTCTCGTGCATCTTCGGACTCGGTTCGCCCCAGGCGTACGCCCAGCGTGTGATGACGCTGACGAAGGGATCGGAGATGCCGCGCCGCGAGCTCTTCCTCGCGCTGAACGCGATGCAGTACCAGCGCGTGGAGGTGGAGTTCAAGCGAGGCACCTACCGAGCGCGGGGCGACAGCATGGAGGTCTGGCCCGCGTACGAGAAGTTTGCCGTTCGCGTGGACTTCTTCGGATCGGAGATCGACCGCATCGAGCTGATCAACCCGACGAGCGGGGAGATCATCGCCGAGGAACGTCAGTTCTTCCTCTTCCCGGCGGTGCACTATGTCATGCCGCAGGAGGAGCTCTCGGAGATCACGGCGGTGATCCGCAAAGATCTCGACGCCCGAGTGATGGAGCTTCGCTCCGAAGGGAAACTGCTCGAAGCCCAGCGCCTGATCGCAAGGACCAAGTACGACCTGGAGATGATCGACGAGGTCGGGTATTGCAACGGGATCGAGAACTACTCGAGGTATTTCGATGGCCGGACGCCCGGCGAACGGCCTTACACGCTGATGGACTATTTCGACTTCGCGCCCCCGGCCGACCAGCCATCGGGTCCGTTCATCGCCGGCTCAGGTCCTTCAGACGTTCCGACGCCGACGGCCGCGTCCACGAGGCCGAACTATCGCGACTGGCTCCTCATCATCGATGAGAGCCACGTCACGATCCCCCAGGTCCGCGCCATGTACAACGGGGATCGCAATCGCAAGACGATCCTCGTGGAGCACGGATTCCGCCTCCCCGCGGCACTCGACAACCGCCCGCTGCGATTCGAGGAGTTCGAGGCGATTGTGCCGCAGATGATGTTCGTCAGCGCAACGCCCGCAGCATACGAACTCGAGAGGAGTGGGGGGGAAGTCGCCGAGCAGGTGATCCGCCCGACCGGTCTGCTCGATCCGGAGATCACGGTGCTGCCCGCCGACGGCCAGGTGCCGGACCTCGTCAAGCGGTGCAAGGAGATCGCATCGCGCGGGGAGCGTGTGCTGGTCACGGCGCTCACGAAGCGGCTGTGCGAGGACCTGACGGTCTACCTCGACCAGCAGGGACTGCGGGTGCGGTACCTGCACAGCGAGATCGAGACGCTGGAGCGTATGACAATCCTGACGGATCTTCGCACGGGCGAGTTCGATGTGCTGGTCGGTGTGAATCTCCTCCGAGAGGGGCTGGACCTGCCCGAGGTCGCGTTTGTCGCGATTCTCGACGCGGACAAGGAGGGGTTCCTGCGGAGCGGAACATCACTGATCCAGCAAATGGGGCGTGCGGCGCGAAACGCCAACTCGCGCGTCGTGCTCTACGCGGACAAGATGACGCCCGCCATGCAGGCCGCGATCGAGGAGACCGAGCGGAGGCGTCGGAAGCAGATCGCCTACAACGAGGCGAACGGGATCGTCCCGACCACTGTTCGCAAGGCAATCAAGTCCGGGCTTCAGCAGGAACTCGCGGCACGCCGAGCCGCACGCGAAGCTGTCGCCACCTCTGAACCAGACTACGCCATCGATGAACTCCTCAAAACGGTCGAAGAGGAGATGCTCGAGGCCGCACGCGAGATGGCCTTCGAGCGTGCGGCGGTACTCCGCGACCAGTCGCGAGCACTCAAGAGACTTCTCGAATCCGGGGGTCTGAGCCGGGTAAAGCGGTCCGAGCTGGAACAGGCCATGTCGGGCAAGCTCAATCCGAAGAAGGCCGGCATGCCCGGTGCCCGTTCCGGCAAAAAGCCAACGAAACGACGCTGA
- a CDS encoding 1-acyl-sn-glycerol-3-phosphate acyltransferase yields the protein MELDAVGHSPHDDSRSIHYRIAVVLLHVLLAVFFGYRRYGITRVPRTGPLLVVSNHQSYLDSVAVGTALYPRVATHLARAGLFKRRGFAYLITKFHAVPLREEEGDLGAMRLVIERLKLGDAVIIYPEGSRTHDGAIHAFKRGATLIAKRSGCTVLPVAIDGAFDIWPRSRSLPRLFRGPLRVLIGEPIAASDLLAAGADAGLARLENEVRQLHERLTRR from the coding sequence TTGGAACTTGACGCCGTGGGTCACTCGCCGCACGACGACTCGCGATCGATCCACTACCGCATTGCGGTCGTTCTGCTCCACGTGCTGCTCGCGGTGTTTTTCGGGTATCGGCGATACGGGATCACACGCGTGCCACGGACGGGGCCGCTCCTTGTAGTTTCCAACCATCAGTCATACCTCGACTCGGTCGCGGTCGGAACCGCGCTCTACCCTCGCGTCGCGACGCACCTCGCCCGCGCGGGGCTCTTCAAGAGGCGAGGATTCGCGTATCTGATCACGAAGTTTCATGCCGTGCCGCTCCGAGAGGAAGAGGGCGATCTCGGCGCGATGCGGCTGGTGATCGAACGCCTGAAGCTCGGCGACGCCGTCATCATCTATCCCGAGGGTTCACGCACACACGACGGAGCCATCCACGCCTTCAAGCGCGGCGCAACGCTTATCGCCAAGCGCTCCGGCTGCACCGTGCTTCCGGTTGCGATCGACGGAGCATTCGACATCTGGCCTCGCTCTCGATCCCTTCCACGCCTGTTCCGCGGGCCGCTGCGTGTCCTCATCGGCGAGCCGATCGCTGCGAGCGATCTGCTCGCGGCGGGTGCAGACGCAGGACTCGCGCGGCTGGAGAACGAGGTTCGGCAACTGCATGAACGCCTGACACGCAGGTGA